In Cyprinus carpio isolate SPL01 chromosome A1, ASM1834038v1, whole genome shotgun sequence, the following proteins share a genomic window:
- the LOC109084254 gene encoding carbohydrate sulfotransferase 12-like → MGMKQQFQCFCLLGVVFITFFIICWDVRRYSTFYLQMAPQTDVTHLKMHQEHRRRIIREFCSANSSLNFTEKLITFDQIPNKALDHLIVDDHHGVIYCFVPKVACTNWKRVMIVLSQNLKAPDGAPYLDPLDIPSNVIHNSTLHKTFNKLWRRFGRYSRPLMHHKLKNYTKFLFVRDPFVRLISAFRDKFVKPDEYFYNMYGSTMLQRYANISKPPDSVQEAFAAGNRLSFTHFIKYLLDPQTEKEKPFNEHWQQMYRLCHPCQIEYDFVGKLETLDEDTEHLLKILGLDNYIHFPPGHENRTAVDWERDWFANISVADRRKLYHLYETDFRLFEYDKPETLLHE, encoded by the coding sequence ATGGGAATGAAGCAGcagtttcagtgtttctgtcttttGGGAGTAGTATTCATCACGTTCTTCATAATTTGCTGGGATGTAAGAAGATATAGTACTTTTTACCTGCAAATGGCTCCACAAACTGATGTCACACACCTCAAAATGCATCAAGAACATCGTAGACGTATTATAAGAGAGTTTTGCTCGGCCAACAGTAGCCTGAATTTTACAGAGAAATTGATCACATTTGACCAGATTCCAAACAAAGCTCTGGACCATCTCATTGTTGATGATCATCATGGTGTTATTTACTGTTTTGTACCGAAGGTAGCATGTACCAACTGGAAACGAGTCATGATTGTGCTCAGCCAGAACCTGAAGGCACCTGATGGCGCTCCATATCTGGATCCCCTTGACATACCATCAAATGTAATTCATAATTCAACATTGCATAAGACGTTTAACAAGCTTTGGAGACGTTTTGGACGTTACTCACGTCCTTTGATGCATCACAAACTGAAGAATTACACTAAATTCCTTTTTGTACGGGATCCTTTTGTACGACTTATTTCTGCTTTCCGAGACAAGTTTGTTAAGCCAGATGAGTATTTCTACAACATGTATGGTTCCACAATGCTTcagcgttatgcaaatatttcaaaACCCCCTGATTCCGTTCAAGAAGCCTTCGCCGCAGGTAACAGATTGTCCTTTACACACTTTATTAAGTACCTGTTAGATCCACAGACTGAAAAGGAGAAGCCTTTCAATGAGCATTGGCAGCAGATGTACAGACTCTGCCATCCGTGCCAGATTGAGTATGACTTTGTTGGGAAACTGGAAACACTTGATGAGGATACAGAACATTTGTTGAAGATTCTTGGGCTTGATAATTATATTCACTTTCCCCCAGGGCATGAGAATAGGACAGCAGTAGACTGGGAGCGAGACTGGTTCGCTAACATTTCAGTAGCTGACAGGAGAAAACTGTACCATCTTTATGAAACAGACTTTAGATTATTTGAATATGACAAACCTGAGACACTTCTGCATGAGTGA